A window from uncultured Fibrobacter sp. encodes these proteins:
- the lepA gene encoding translation elongation factor 4, giving the protein MPQNDNIRNFSIIAHIDHGKSTLADRMIELTKTVAKNEMTNQLLDDMDLERERGITIKAHAIRMVYEKDGKEYILNMIDTPGHVDFTYEVSRSLAACEGAILVVDASQGIEAQTLSNLYLALENDLEIIPVLNKVDLPGAQPDHVAQLVGDLLGYDPEKIPRISAKTGLNVDQVLDKIVDEIPAPKGDSGNPLKALIFDSVYDSYRGVINYIRVVEGSIRAGMKIKMMKTGAEYMVTEVGTFSMRRDPRNELTEGMVGYVLANVKTISDVKIGDTLTDSANPATEPLPGYKDILPMIYSGIYPINPEDYKDLREALEKLRLNDSALSWEPETSEALGFGFRTGFLGLLHMEIVQERLDREFNVDIITTVPNVEYHVYMSDGTMVKIESPSKLPDASRYDHIEEPYVKAQIFTPKEYVGALMTLCEEKRGEFETMEYLDEEKVILKYNLPLAEIMFDFYDRLKSVSRGYAGLDYAPSEYRRNNLVKLDILLNGDPVDAFSVIIHKDKAHTYANAICVKLKDLIPRQQFDVAIQGAIGGKIISRSTVKAVRKDVLAKCYGGDITRKRKLLEKQKEGKKRMKSIGSVEVPQKAFLAVLSLSDNSTSNGD; this is encoded by the coding sequence ATGCCGCAAAACGACAATATCAGAAATTTCAGCATTATCGCCCACATTGACCACGGTAAATCGACTCTTGCCGACCGCATGATTGAACTGACCAAAACCGTCGCCAAGAACGAAATGACAAACCAGCTCCTGGACGACATGGACCTTGAACGCGAACGCGGTATCACCATCAAGGCGCACGCCATCCGCATGGTTTACGAAAAGGACGGCAAGGAATATATCCTGAATATGATCGACACGCCGGGGCACGTGGACTTCACCTACGAAGTCAGCCGTTCATTGGCCGCTTGCGAAGGCGCGATTCTGGTGGTGGATGCCAGCCAGGGCATCGAAGCCCAGACGCTTTCGAACCTCTACCTCGCGCTCGAAAACGACTTGGAAATTATTCCGGTGCTCAACAAGGTGGACCTGCCGGGTGCACAGCCCGACCATGTGGCACAGCTCGTAGGCGACCTGCTCGGTTACGACCCGGAAAAGATTCCGCGCATTTCGGCAAAGACCGGCCTGAACGTAGACCAGGTGCTCGACAAGATTGTCGACGAAATCCCCGCCCCCAAGGGCGACAGCGGAAATCCGCTCAAGGCGTTGATTTTTGACTCCGTGTACGATTCCTACCGCGGCGTGATCAACTATATCCGCGTAGTAGAAGGCTCTATCCGCGCCGGCATGAAAATCAAGATGATGAAGACCGGCGCCGAATACATGGTGACCGAAGTCGGCACCTTCAGCATGCGCCGCGACCCGCGCAACGAACTCACCGAAGGCATGGTGGGCTATGTACTTGCAAACGTGAAGACGATTAGCGACGTGAAAATCGGCGATACACTCACCGATTCAGCGAACCCCGCCACCGAGCCGCTCCCGGGCTACAAGGATATTTTGCCGATGATCTATTCCGGCATCTACCCCATCAACCCGGAAGACTACAAGGACTTGCGCGAGGCCTTGGAAAAGCTCCGCCTGAACGATTCCGCCTTGAGCTGGGAACCGGAAACCTCCGAAGCGCTCGGCTTTGGATTCCGCACAGGGTTCCTCGGACTCTTGCACATGGAAATCGTGCAGGAACGCCTCGACCGCGAATTCAACGTCGACATCATCACAACCGTACCGAACGTGGAATACCACGTGTACATGAGCGACGGCACGATGGTGAAAATCGAAAGCCCCTCGAAGCTCCCGGACGCAAGCCGTTACGACCACATCGAAGAACCTTACGTGAAGGCGCAGATCTTTACGCCCAAGGAATACGTGGGTGCGCTCATGACGCTCTGCGAAGAAAAGCGCGGCGAATTCGAGACCATGGAATACCTCGACGAAGAAAAGGTGATTCTCAAGTACAACCTGCCGCTCGCCGAAATCATGTTCGACTTCTACGACCGTCTGAAGTCGGTCAGCCGCGGCTACGCTGGCCTCGACTACGCCCCGAGCGAATACAGGCGCAACAACTTGGTGAAGCTCGACATCCTACTGAACGGCGACCCGGTGGACGCCTTCTCGGTGATTATCCACAAGGACAAGGCGCACACCTACGCGAACGCCATCTGCGTAAAGCTCAAGGATCTGATTCCGCGCCAGCAGTTCGACGTGGCTATCCAGGGTGCCATTGGCGGAAAGATTATCAGCCGTTCTACGGTGAAGGCCGTGCGTAAGGATGTGCTTGCCAAGTGCTACGGCGGCGATATTACCCGTAAGCGCAAGCTCCTTGAAAAGCAGAAAGAAGGTAAGAAGCGCATGAAGAGCATCGGCTCCGTGGAAGTGCCGCAGAAGGCGTTCCTCGCCGTGCTTTCGCTTTCGGACAATTCCACGAGCAACGGAGACTAA
- a CDS encoding TatD family hydrolase, translated as MFIDTHCHIDSYEHHANESFDSLLARLAHDPDENVTLPEAFIHVACDPADFERGKELSEKYPNVYTAYGIHPEYVLTETAEDEARLVEYLKHPKCIACGEFGLDYHYDREHREQQLVLFERHLKIGIESNKPLVLHLREADEDALAVLRNADLNRKNVHVHCFTGSPEFCEQILELGNRGANIFVGFTGIITFKNAQNVRDAAALVPLDQILLETDSPYMSPIPYRGKPCHSGYIPYIVKALAQTKQTSVEELYKVCRANTNRCYGI; from the coding sequence ATGTTCATCGATACTCATTGCCATATTGATTCCTACGAGCATCACGCGAACGAATCTTTTGATTCGCTTTTAGCCCGCCTTGCCCACGACCCCGACGAAAACGTTACATTGCCCGAGGCCTTTATTCACGTGGCATGCGACCCGGCTGATTTTGAACGCGGCAAGGAACTTTCCGAAAAATACCCAAACGTCTACACCGCTTACGGAATCCACCCAGAATACGTCCTTACAGAAACCGCTGAAGACGAGGCGCGCCTTGTCGAATACCTCAAGCACCCCAAATGTATCGCCTGTGGGGAATTCGGGCTGGACTACCACTACGACAGGGAGCACCGGGAGCAGCAACTTGTCTTATTCGAGCGTCACCTCAAAATCGGAATCGAATCCAACAAGCCTTTGGTCTTGCACCTGCGCGAAGCCGACGAAGACGCCCTCGCCGTCCTTCGCAACGCAGACCTGAACAGGAAAAACGTCCATGTCCACTGCTTTACGGGTTCACCTGAATTTTGCGAACAAATTCTCGAACTCGGGAACCGCGGGGCAAACATTTTTGTAGGTTTTACGGGAATCATAACCTTCAAGAACGCCCAGAATGTTCGCGATGCAGCCGCCCTGGTACCCCTAGACCAGATTCTGCTTGAAACAGACTCCCCCTACATGTCCCCGATTCCTTACCGCGGAAAGCCCTGCCATTCCGGCTACATTCCATATATTGTAAAAGCACTCGCCCAAACAAAGCAAACCTCCGTTGAGGAACTTTACAAGGTCTGCCGCGCAAACACGAATCGCTGCTACGGAATCTAA
- a CDS encoding S26 family signal peptidase, translating to MLLFAAGIALATRLYAIAPVKIMDASMTPKFKEHSIHWMCKLPQCQSGIKEQEIVWLTLKSGETMVRKVLAMPGDSIEISDKGIVRTPYRNFKWKDEDAFIQSKKIYIPKAGDTLYFDKLNDIEQDYAIAYLHTHGHKIAVKSSLWQGDREINIDRVGATKIANRQVSLKEVDFLPWQDRYLIELQIRQSEPGNAPITIKRELFRLKPDQIELTPPPPLDTNEAETAASDSATKAPAKTVKVPKDSTVKDTVAAKDTAANVAKKVTEPKPEKFLEEPLNKIVIDKDCFYVICLKGSNCPDSREFGYFTQDDFIGRYLEWPDRIKDKVVVPAKKFLDKAVDFALSLLATEEESPEAN from the coding sequence ATGCTTCTGTTTGCGGCAGGCATTGCGCTCGCCACTCGCCTGTACGCCATCGCTCCGGTGAAGATTATGGATGCTTCCATGACGCCAAAGTTCAAGGAACATTCTATTCACTGGATGTGCAAACTGCCCCAGTGCCAATCTGGAATCAAGGAACAAGAAATCGTCTGGCTCACGCTCAAAAGCGGCGAAACCATGGTCCGCAAGGTACTCGCCATGCCGGGCGATTCTATCGAAATTTCGGACAAGGGAATCGTCCGTACCCCCTACCGCAATTTCAAGTGGAAAGACGAGGACGCCTTTATCCAAAGCAAAAAAATCTACATTCCCAAAGCGGGAGACACCCTTTATTTTGACAAATTAAATGACATCGAACAAGATTACGCTATCGCCTACCTGCATACGCACGGTCACAAGATTGCAGTAAAGTCGAGCCTGTGGCAAGGGGACCGCGAAATCAACATCGACCGCGTGGGTGCCACCAAGATCGCTAACCGTCAGGTAAGCCTCAAGGAAGTCGACTTTTTGCCGTGGCAGGACCGCTACCTGATTGAACTGCAGATTCGTCAAAGCGAACCCGGCAACGCCCCCATCACAATCAAAAGGGAACTGTTCCGCCTTAAGCCCGATCAAATCGAGCTTACTCCGCCGCCACCCTTAGATACAAACGAGGCAGAAACGGCGGCCTCCGATTCTGCAACTAAAGCGCCTGCCAAAACTGTTAAAGTCCCTAAAGACTCAACCGTCAAGGATACTGTTGCCGCCAAGGATACAGCAGCAAACGTAGCCAAAAAGGTTACCGAACCGAAACCCGAAAAATTCCTCGAAGAACCGCTCAACAAGATTGTGATTGACAAGGACTGTTTCTACGTTATCTGCCTCAAGGGTTCGAACTGCCCCGATTCCCGCGAATTCGGATACTTTACGCAGGACGATTTCATCGGGCGTTACTTGGAATGGCCGGACCGCATTAAGGACAAGGTTGTAGTTCCCGCAAAGAAATTCCTCGACAAGGCCGTCGACTTCGCCCTTTCGCTCCTTGCAACGGAAGAAGAAAGCCCTGAAGCTAATTAA
- a CDS encoding DUF1015 domain-containing protein produces the protein MMHIYPFKALRPVNPAEAETISALPYDVMNRAEAKAMAEGLPHSYLRVTRAELELPDELDAYDPKVYAHARENLDKMIADGVIAYDKKPCLYVYRQTMNGREQYGLVCCVPAADYFNGIIKKHELTRADKEEDRLRHVLATNANTGPVFLTYRDQGQFDVFGAVTKRKPVYDFVSKGDGFGHTVWVIDDDAEIEAIRKSFEAVPVSYIADGHHRSAAGARAASFRAEQNPNNTGDEEYNRYLAILFPSTQLKILDYNRVLKDLNGRTPEQLMDEMKKVFDIVALDKMQSPAKQNQVNFYMGGKWYACTFKAEYLQNLGPVDSLDVALLQKLILKPLFDIDDPRTSKRIDFVGGIRGLGELVKRVDSGECACAFAMYPTTLDQLMNIADAGEIMPPKSTWFEPKLRDGLLVHSLD, from the coding sequence ATGATGCACATCTATCCGTTCAAGGCCTTGCGCCCGGTGAACCCGGCCGAAGCCGAAACGATTTCTGCCCTCCCGTACGACGTGATGAACCGCGCCGAAGCTAAGGCCATGGCCGAAGGGCTTCCTCATTCCTATCTGCGCGTGACCCGCGCCGAGCTGGAATTGCCCGATGAACTCGATGCATACGACCCGAAGGTGTACGCTCATGCCCGCGAAAACCTCGACAAGATGATTGCCGACGGCGTGATCGCTTACGACAAGAAGCCTTGCCTCTACGTTTATCGCCAGACCATGAACGGTCGCGAACAGTACGGTCTCGTTTGCTGCGTGCCCGCTGCCGACTACTTCAACGGCATTATCAAGAAGCACGAACTGACCCGCGCCGACAAGGAAGAAGACAGACTCCGCCATGTGCTTGCCACCAACGCTAACACCGGTCCGGTGTTCCTGACCTACCGCGATCAGGGTCAGTTTGACGTGTTTGGTGCCGTTACCAAGCGTAAGCCCGTCTATGACTTTGTAAGCAAGGGCGACGGCTTTGGCCACACGGTTTGGGTGATTGACGATGACGCTGAAATCGAAGCCATCCGCAAGTCTTTCGAAGCCGTTCCGGTGAGCTACATCGCCGACGGTCACCACCGCAGTGCTGCCGGTGCTCGCGCCGCAAGCTTCCGCGCTGAACAGAACCCGAACAACACCGGTGACGAAGAATACAACCGTTACCTCGCCATCCTTTTCCCGAGCACCCAGCTCAAGATTCTTGACTACAACCGCGTACTCAAGGACCTGAATGGCCGTACTCCGGAACAGCTCATGGACGAAATGAAGAAGGTGTTCGACATCGTGGCTCTCGACAAGATGCAGAGCCCCGCTAAGCAGAACCAGGTGAATTTCTACATGGGCGGCAAGTGGTACGCTTGCACGTTCAAGGCAGAATATCTCCAGAACTTGGGCCCGGTGGATAGCCTCGATGTGGCTCTCCTCCAGAAGCTTATCTTGAAGCCGCTCTTCGACATCGACGACCCGCGTACTTCCAAGCGTATCGACTTCGTCGGTGGCATTCGCGGTCTCGGCGAACTCGTGAAGCGCGTTGACAGCGGTGAATGCGCCTGCGCCTTTGCCATGTACCCGACGACTCTCGATCAGCTGATGAACATCGCCGATGCTGGCGAAATCATGCCGCCGAAGAGCACCTGGTTTGAACCCAAGCTCCGCGACGGTCTGCTGGTTCACTCGCTGGACTAA
- a CDS encoding FISUMP domain-containing protein: MKISKTSFAVKSLGFASVLVGILLAACGEQGTTENITQINQIGMEVVSSVKDLPKCTKDNEGELALVKGETSVRVCVDGKWFATVAKDSSDNEFSCTTKELKDKSGLKIICNGDSIGVVLNGAKGDKGDAGEQGVQGERGIQGEQGVQGEKGDKGDAGEQGLQGEKGEQGIQGKTGKQGEKGDTGDKGEPGDKGDSGKDGASCSIAGQTDSTVTIKCGEKSVVLNLGGKGSSGIVDTLELDSEKIAISLDTLTGFSQKGPFLKGSSVYLYELSDGRTLKQTNGNFTSVITSDDGRYTFQSRDLVSQYALIVVDGKYRNEVTGKPTSTNIKLQAYTNMLMHKSANVNLLTHLEKDRVFYLVTKKGMTVRAAKKQAQAEIFKQFHIDASGFKSESEDLDVFGKTDADAALLAISILLQGADDETALSVLLTEISSDMEKDGLWNEDSAAATKAAIADWNISADGMLARIRSYVTGWGLGGGNVPAFEKYVRQFYGIELGLGVCGSDSVPVGMVKHVTNANSRYYAKSYTDTTRVGGKSVDGKIRFICVDADSARWRFATNIEKDRYGWKPKNTKDGSLLNGPVTGEKMVWDADTLRYANSTEIEFGLGCTSYNKGKFVTKVAESEFGEYGYLCESEGVISPEVSIQRDESKFGTLTDDRDGKKYYTIKIGTQTWMAENLNFDYKVDGVSYGNVCNFEKDDDIADLRTYSLQNNEDCSRYGRFYQWGAAMDSAGIYSTNGEGCGNGKTCTPVYPVRGVCPKGWHLPDSLEWQALYDAVGGSAISLELKGNLHWTGSTDDYGFSAIPNNVEEYLKNHPAYNQGENQFFSIVFWAASELTKKYSDFDYSSSFDFTCSPEYYASYVIMDTDWFGINPYAVYKTNNNSVRCVKDSD; encoded by the coding sequence ATGAAAATATCTAAGACATCCTTTGCCGTAAAGTCTTTGGGCTTTGCTTCCGTCCTTGTTGGAATCCTCCTTGCCGCTTGCGGTGAGCAGGGGACAACTGAAAACATTACCCAGATTAACCAGATAGGTATGGAGGTGGTTTCCTCGGTGAAGGATTTGCCGAAGTGCACCAAGGACAACGAAGGTGAACTAGCGCTGGTGAAGGGTGAAACGTCGGTTCGCGTGTGCGTTGATGGCAAGTGGTTTGCGACGGTTGCGAAGGATTCCTCCGACAACGAATTCTCCTGCACGACCAAGGAACTCAAGGACAAGAGCGGCTTAAAGATCATCTGCAACGGCGATTCTATCGGTGTGGTCCTGAACGGAGCCAAGGGTGATAAGGGCGATGCTGGTGAACAAGGTGTTCAAGGCGAGCGGGGCATTCAAGGCGAACAGGGTGTCCAAGGTGAAAAAGGAGACAAGGGCGATGCTGGCGAGCAGGGGCTACAGGGCGAAAAGGGAGAACAAGGTATTCAGGGTAAAACCGGTAAGCAAGGTGAAAAAGGGGATACTGGTGATAAAGGAGAACCTGGGGATAAGGGTGATTCTGGTAAGGATGGCGCCAGCTGTTCTATTGCAGGGCAGACTGATTCCACAGTGACTATCAAGTGCGGTGAAAAGTCCGTTGTTTTGAATTTGGGCGGTAAGGGTAGTTCTGGTATTGTTGATACATTGGAACTTGATTCCGAAAAGATTGCGATTTCTCTCGACACATTGACTGGTTTCTCGCAGAAGGGACCTTTCCTCAAGGGGTCTTCGGTTTACCTTTATGAACTTTCCGACGGTCGTACGCTTAAGCAGACGAACGGCAACTTTACGAGTGTCATTACAAGCGATGATGGCCGCTACACGTTCCAGTCGCGCGATCTCGTCAGCCAATATGCTTTAATTGTGGTAGATGGTAAGTACAGGAACGAGGTGACGGGAAAACCGACCTCGACGAATATCAAGTTGCAGGCGTACACGAATATGCTAATGCACAAGTCCGCAAACGTGAACCTGCTTACGCATCTGGAAAAGGACCGCGTGTTCTACCTGGTGACAAAGAAGGGGATGACTGTCCGTGCGGCAAAGAAACAGGCGCAGGCGGAAATCTTCAAGCAGTTCCATATCGACGCGTCGGGCTTCAAGAGTGAATCCGAGGACTTGGACGTGTTCGGCAAGACCGATGCGGATGCCGCGCTACTTGCGATATCGATTCTTTTGCAGGGGGCTGACGACGAGACCGCGCTTTCAGTGCTATTGACGGAAATTTCGAGCGACATGGAGAAGGATGGCCTGTGGAATGAAGACTCTGCTGCTGCAACCAAGGCGGCAATTGCCGACTGGAATATTTCGGCGGATGGAATGCTGGCGCGAATCCGTAGCTATGTGACCGGTTGGGGACTTGGCGGTGGCAATGTCCCTGCTTTTGAAAAGTATGTTAGACAATTCTATGGCATTGAATTGGGGCTCGGTGTGTGTGGCAGCGACAGTGTCCCCGTTGGAATGGTCAAGCATGTGACGAATGCAAATTCGAGATATTACGCAAAGAGTTATACCGATACGACACGTGTTGGTGGTAAAAGTGTTGATGGTAAAATCCGTTTTATCTGCGTGGATGCCGACAGTGCCAGGTGGCGTTTTGCAACTAATATTGAAAAAGATAGATACGGCTGGAAACCGAAAAATACAAAGGATGGTTCTTTGTTGAACGGACCTGTTACGGGAGAGAAAATGGTCTGGGACGCTGATACTTTAAGGTATGCAAATAGTACTGAAATTGAATTTGGTTTGGGATGTACGTCATACAACAAGGGGAAGTTTGTAACAAAAGTGGCTGAGTCGGAGTTTGGGGAATATGGGTACCTGTGTGAATCTGAAGGCGTGATTTCGCCGGAAGTTTCTATTCAAAGAGATGAATCAAAATTTGGGACTTTGACCGATGACCGCGATGGGAAAAAGTATTATACCATCAAAATTGGGACCCAAACCTGGATGGCCGAAAACTTGAATTTTGATTATAAGGTGGATGGTGTTTCTTATGGTAATGTTTGTAATTTTGAAAAAGATGATGATATAGCTGATTTAAGAACATATAGTCTTCAAAATAACGAAGATTGCTCGAGGTACGGTCGTTTTTACCAATGGGGTGCGGCAATGGATAGCGCCGGCATATATTCAACAAATGGAGAAGGATGTGGAAATGGTAAAACTTGCACACCGGTTTACCCTGTTCGTGGGGTTTGTCCGAAGGGTTGGCATTTGCCGGATTCGCTGGAATGGCAGGCATTGTACGATGCTGTAGGCGGTTCTGCCATATCCCTAGAGCTAAAGGGCAACCTCCACTGGACTGGTTCAACGGATGATTACGGCTTTTCTGCGATTCCTAATAATGTCGAAGAATATTTGAAGAATCATCCTGCTTATAATCAAGGAGAAAATCAATTTTTTTCTATTGTTTTTTGGGCTGCTTCGGAATTGACAAAAAAATATTCTGATTTTGATTATAGTTCTAGTTTCGATTTCACATGCTCACCGGAATACTACGCTAGCTATGTGATAATGGATACAGACTGGTTTGGAATTAATCCGTATGCTGTTTATAAAACAAATAATAATTCCGTCCGATGCGTCAAGGACTCTGATTGA
- the greA gene encoding transcription elongation factor GreA, which yields MKHLISKEGFEKFKAEWEHLKYVERPAMINQVQAAAAEGDRSENAAYTYGRMRVREIDRRLRELDRILDGAQVVESQASDDGTIRFGATIKMKDVKTKRERTYSIVGEKEIDPLQGRISMKSPVGEALMGKKTGDQVQVQAPKGLITYEIVEVKY from the coding sequence ATGAAACATCTGATTTCCAAAGAAGGCTTCGAAAAATTCAAGGCGGAATGGGAACACCTTAAATACGTGGAACGCCCCGCCATGATTAACCAAGTGCAAGCCGCTGCCGCCGAAGGTGACCGCAGCGAAAACGCCGCATACACCTACGGGCGCATGCGCGTCCGCGAAATTGACCGAAGGCTCCGTGAACTAGACCGCATCCTTGACGGAGCGCAGGTCGTGGAATCGCAGGCAAGCGACGATGGCACCATCCGCTTCGGCGCCACCATCAAAATGAAAGATGTAAAGACCAAGCGCGAACGCACCTACAGTATCGTCGGTGAAAAAGAAATCGACCCGTTGCAAGGACGCATCAGCATGAAATCCCCCGTCGGGGAAGCCCTGATGGGAAAAAAGACCGGCGACCAGGTGCAAGTACAGGCTCCGAAAGGGTTGATCACTTACGAAATTGTAGAAGTCAAGTACTAG